The Candidatus Limnocylindrales bacterium genomic sequence GTGGGGGAGATTCCAAAGACGGAGACGCGACGTCTCCATGAATTCTGGCAATCGCTGATCCGGGACTGGTCCGGAGGCAAGCTCGCGCCCGCCGAGCAGGCGGCCTTTGCCGACGAGGCCGTCGAGCGCGACATCCGGCGGCAGCGCGTTCTGGCGCCGCTCATGCTGCTCGTGCACCTGGTGCACATCGCTCTGTACCAGGTGCCGTCCGCCGCACGCGCTTCGATGAGCGCGCAGGCGTTCAAATGGCATCGCAGCCTCGTCGCGATGCATGCCGCGACGATTCCTCTCGCCATCTTTCTTGCCGCCGTCGCCTGGTGGTGGCCAAGGTCCCGAGGCGCGCGTTCGCTCATCTACGTCGGTGCAGCCGGTTATCTGGTCCACGGAGCGCTGGCGACGGGCATCGACCAGCTCATGTTCACCAACGTTTCTGCGTTCACCGGCTACTGTTTTGCGATTGCGGTGATCTGCGCGTTTCCGCTGAGGGCGGGCCTTTGGGTCTACGGCCTCGGCACGGCAGTCGTCGTCGTGTCGATCTCTCTTCTCCAGGCCGATGCGGCGGTGCGAACCTCCAGCATTCTCAACGTGGCCACCGTCGTCGTCATCAGCCTGGCGCTCAGCTGGTTGCTGTCGATTGCGCGTCAGAGAGACTTCACGCAGCGGCGCACGATCGCGCGCCAGAGAGACGAGCTCGCCGCGCTCAACAGCGATCTCGAACGGCGCGTTGCCGAGCAGGTAGCCGAGATCATCCGGCGCGCGGAGGAAGTCAGCCAGCTCAATGCGCAGCTCCGCTCGCAGATCCGCGCACGCTCGAGCGAGCTCTCGATGGCGCTCGCGCGGCTGGCCAAACTGAAGGAAGGCGACGACAAGCTGCGCGCCGGATCGGTGCTCGGCGACAGGTTCGAGATCGGCGACAAGCTCGGCGCCGGCGCGATGGGCGAAGTGTATGCCGGCCGCGACCGCGCGACCGGCGCGAAGGTCGCGATCAAGGTCATCCATCCGACGACGGCCGTCGAGCTCGATGCGATGCGGCGCTTCGTCGGCGAAGCGGCTATGGTTGCCGCGATCACGCATCCGGCGGTCGTGCGCATGATCCATGTCGACCTGTCGGCCGACGGATTCCTCTATCAGGCGCAGGAGCTGCTCGAGGGCGAGACGCTCGAGGACCAGATGCAGAGCGGGCCGTGGCCGCAGGCTCGCGTGGCCCGTTTCGGCGAGGTGCTCTGCGACGCCCTCGCAGCCGCCCATGTTCACGGCGTGATCCATCGCGACGTCAAGCCCGCCAACGTGATGCTGATCGACAAGCCGCCGGGGCTCAAGCTTCTCGACTTCGGGCTGGCCAAGCTGTTCGACGACGTTTCCGCCGATGCGATCACGCGCACGAGCACCGGGCTCGTCGTCGGGACGCCGGCTTACATGGCGCCCGAACAGGTGATGGCACAGGACGTCACCGGCAAAGCCGACGTGTATTCCAGCGGCCTCTTGCTGTTCCAGCTTCTTGCCGGACGGCTCGTATTCGAGGTCGACGGCGCGAGTCGCGTGATGATGAGCCACGTCGCAGTCGCGCCGCCCGACGTCCGAAGCGTTGCAAGCGGAGTATCCGAAGAGCTCGCGCGACTGATCGCGGACTGTCTCGCGAAAGATCCGGCAAAGCGGCCGACTGCAGCCGAAGCGAGCCTGCGGCTTCGCAACTTTGCCGACGCCGAGTCTGCGCCGGCGCTCGAGGACATGCTCCGCGCCCCTGCGTCGAGCACGATCCTTCGCCGCTTTCGCTGACGCCGCACACACCCACATTCCCTCGATCATGACCCCACTGCGCGAGTGATCGGCGCCGCAGGCGGGTTTTGTCTACCGCAGCCGCGTTTTGCGTGTTAGCCGGGATCATGCCCGTGACGAATGCGGCAGCCACCATCGAGACACGTGGCAGTTCGCAGTCGCTCCCGGGCGGAGTCTTCGATGGCGTTTCCAAAAGAAGCCAGCAGGTCAACCACGCGCCGCGCACGCACTCCACGCGCGACCGCATCGCCTGCGGCGAGGGTCCTGCGCTGCCGCCGCAAGTTCCTGCGCTTTTTCCGCGGCGGCTTCCGCGACGAGACGTACATCGACTGGGAGCGCGACTACAAATGGCAGGCGCATCTGCGATGGAACGAGCTGCTCGAGCGCGGCCAGTGGCGCGCGATGCTTGCCGCCGGGAAGTTCGCAGAGGTTGCTGCGACAGCGGTACGGATCGAGTCGCGAACCAATCTTCTGTTCTCGTTCGAAAAAATGGCTCTGCGCGACGCGGTTGCGTCGCCGGCCGGAGCGAAGACGTTCGCGACCGGCCTTTACGACTTCTGCCACGGCGGCGGAAACCCCGAGCGCCGGTTCGAACGCTGGTGCGAAGCGGTGGCCGCCCTTCCGCGCAGGCAGACACGCGTGCTGACCTGGCCGATCGTCACGGTGTTCGGTTTTATCGCTCTGCCGGACGAGCACGTCTTTCTGAAGCCCACGGTGACAAAACTGGCTGCGGCCGCCTACGGCTTCGACTTCCGCTACACGTCGCGACCGTCATGGGAGACGTACGCGAGTCTGCTCGACTTCGCAGCGACCGTGCGGCGCGACCTGCGCGACATGCGCCCCCGCGACATGATCGACATCCAGTCGTTCCTCTGGGTGCAGGGCTCCGACGAGTACGAGGAGTAGCTGTCCGGCATCTCCGAGTGGTCCGTTTTGATGGTGACTGCACGCGACAAGTCCTGTTTCGCGATCGGCTGCGCCGGCTGGTCGATTCGCGGTGAGCACGCGACGCTGTTTCCCGGCGAGGATTCCCACCTCGCCCGTTACGCGCGCCGGCTTCACGCCGTAGAGCTGAATTCGTCGTTCTACCGTCCGCACCGCCGCTCGACGTATGAGCGCTGGGCGGCATCGGTGCCGGAAAATTTCAAGTTCGCGGTCAAGGCGCCGAAGGAGATCACTCACGACCTGCGATTCATGAATGCGGTAGTCCCGCTCGAGCTGTTCCTCGAACAAATCTCCGGGCTTGGCGACCGTCTTGGACCGATTCTGCTGCAGCTGCCTCCGACGATGGAGTACTGCCGCGCCATTTCCGGACGGTTCTTCGAGGTCCTGCGCGGTCGTTTCGATGGCGCCGTCGTTCTCGAGCCGAGGCACGTGAGCTGGTTCTCGGATGCTGCCGAGCGGCAGCTCGAGTCGTTTCGTATCGCGCGTGCAGCCGTGGACCCATGCGTCGCGCCGTCCGCCGCCGAGCCGGGCGGCTGGAAGAATCTTGCGTACTACCGCCTTCACGGCTCCCCGTTGATGTACGAATCGGCCTACGGCGCCGAACGTCTCGAGGGCATCGCCAGGCGGCTCTGCGACTGCGCGCGATCGGCCGCCACCTGGTGCGTGTTCGACAATACCAAGTACGGCGCCGCCGCGCTCGATGCGCTGGCGCTTTGCGACGAGCACGTACCGCGCGCACTCGAAGCTGTCGAAATGTCGTCTGCCGCCGTCCGTTCGGCCGGGCGGGGCGGGTGAGACGGTTCAAGAGGAGAGGGGCGAAGGAGACAGAAACATGGCAAGAGGCTCGAAGAAAAAATACACCGACAAACAGAAACGACAGGCCGAACACATCGCGGAAAGCTACGCGAAGCGCGGCAAGAGCAAGAAGACCGCGAAGAGCCGGGCATGGGCCACGGTCAACGCGATGGGCGGCGGCGGCAAGAAGTCCGGTTCGGGTCGCGGCAAGAAGGTGAACAAGGCACCCGCAAAAAAGGGTGGCAGGATAGGTGGCAAGAAAGCCGGCAAGAAAGCCGCCAAAAAGCGCAGCACGAAGAAGAGCGCATCGAAGAAGACCACGCGCAAGAAGACGTCAAAGAAGCGAACCACGAAGAAGCGCAGCGCGAAGAAGCGCAGCACGAAGAAAAGCTGACTCAGTGCTCCAGCCGGTCGAGCTTCTTCTGAAGTGTCGACATCGTGCAGCGGCGCCGCCGCAGGTCCGCCCACGGATCGGCGCCGCGGCGCTGGAGTGCGTTGCGGATCGTGTAGGAGCGCGCGTCGAATTTCTTCTGCGCGAGCTCTTTCCAGTCGATCGGCATCGAAACCGGCGCGCCGGGGACGGCGCGCACCGAATACGCGGCCACCGCCGTCTGCGCATACGCATTGCGTGCGATGTCCAGGTAGACGCGCCCGCGGCGCTTGTCGATGCGGTGTTCGGTCGTCAGCTCGTCGGGATGCCGCGCAGCCAGCACGGCCATGAGTCTGGTCGCGACCGCGCGCACGGTATCAAAGCTTTCCTTGCCGGCCAGCGGCACGACGACGTGCAGGCCCTTGGAGCCGGTGGTCTTGAGAAACGCCGGCATGGAAAGCTCGTCGAGCAGTGCGCGGCACTGGAGCGCGGCCGATCTTGCCTGGTCGAATTTTCCGGCGGGCGGATCGAGGTCGACGATGAACAGGTCGGGGCAATCGATGCGGTCCGCGCAGCTCAGCCACGGATGCAGCGTGATCGCCGCCTGGTTGGCCAGGTAGACGAGCGTCGCGACGTCGTCGCAGACCACGAGATCCTGCGATCCGCCCTGCTTGCGCACGCGAACGGTGCGGATCCAGTCGGGAAAGTAGGCCCCGGTCTGCTTCTGGTAGAAGCCGGATGCGCCGATGCCGTTCGGAAAACGCTCGAGGACGAGCGGGCGGCCTTTGAGAAACGGAAGGATCCGGTCGGCGACGTTTTCGTAATAGGCGATGATGTCGCCTTTGGTGATCCCGTCGTCGGGAAACAGGACCTTGTTCTCGTTCGAGAGCTCGACGGTGCGTCGCCCGAGCTTTTTCGTGGTCATCGCGATGAACCAGCCATCTCGCGCGACCGGCCGTCAGAGCGGCGGCTTTCGGCCCACGTACTCGCAGAACGCTCCGGGAACGACCACTTTGGAACGCGCCTGGAGGAAGCCGACGTCGCGCATGGTCTCGACGATCGTCGCCGGCGGCACGCACTTCTCGACGGTGTCCCAGTAGAAATCCATCAGCACCTTGGCTTCCGGGTCGCGCGTGGTCAGCAGCGTGAGCCCCGGAATCATCCGCTTCCAGACGAAGCGCGTAATGCTGTGACCGATGCGCGATTCGGGCACGTGGCTCTCGAGGATCCAGACCGTACCACCCGGCTTGAGGACGCGGAAGTATTCGCTGAACGCGGCGCGCAGGTCGGCTACGTGCCGCAGCGCGATTCCCATCGTCACGAAATCGAAGCTGTCGGTGCGAAACGGAAGCTGCTCGGCGATGCCGCGGCTGAGCGGTCCATGAAAATGCTTGCGCGCCTCCGCGAGCATTCCGGGGCTCGGATCGCACCCGATCACCAGGCCTTCCGGGCCGACCAACTGGACCGCGCCGCGTGAGACGGCTGCGGTGCCGATTGCGACATCGAGCACTTTCATGCCGCGCTTGAGACCGTTGAACTTGAGCGACAGGCGCCGGTACAGAAGCCCGCCGTTCAGGAAGATGCCTTCGATCGTGTTGTAGTGCTTCGCCGTCCGGTTGAACAGATCGATGACGTACGGATGCCGGTTCTGGTCGGTTCCGTAGTACTCGCGAAGCGGCGTATGCGGCGGGACGATGCCCGGCTGTTCCTGCGGCTGCGTGCGGTTCGTCACGGGCGTCTCCTTTTGCCGGCTGCGCGAGCGGGCGGCGGGATCATGTTCGTACACGACAGCGGCTTTCAACTGGATGGCGCTGTCCGCCGCCGCACGGCTTCAAATGGTACCCGCGCGGGTGTGGCAGGCGGCTCTCCTCGCAGGCTCACTGCCGGGCTATAACCGTCCGATGAACACACTGCCTACTCCGGAATCGAGACTCGCCGCCCTCGGGGTCGATCTGCCGCGCCTGTTTCCGCCCGCCGGGACCTATGTGAATGCGGTTCGAAGCGGCTCGCTGGTCTTCCTGGCCGGCCACATTCCGTATCACCCCGACGGCAGCGTCGCATTCGGCAAGCTCGGTCTCGACGTCGATGTCGAAACCGGTTACGCGGCGGCTCGCGGAGCGGCGCTCGCGATGCTCGTCACCATTCGCGAAACGCTCGGGACGCTCGACCTTGTGGGCCGCATCGTGCGCGTGAGCGGCCTCGTCAATGCCGCGCCGGACTTCACGCAGCACACGCGGGTCATCGACGGAGCATCCGACGTGCTCGTCGAAGTCTTCGGCGAGGCGGGGCGGCACGCGCGCCTCGCGGTCGGGGTCTCGTCGCTGCCGGCAAACATCTGCCTCGAGGTCGATGCGATCGTCGAGGTCAAAGATGGCGACGCGACCGCCCGCAGGGCGTGACTGCGCGCTGCCGATCAAAGCAGGTCGTGTACGCCGCGAACAGGTGTGTACGGCGGGACTGCGTCGTGCGCCGGACTGCTAGACACTTTTCGGCGCCTCGCGCCGTACGCTCGACGCCTTCTTGTCCGCGCGAAGCCCGAGGAAACGCGGATGGCGAAGCTTGCCGTCGCGAGTCCACTCGGTAAATCCGAATTCGCCGACGAGCTCCGGCGAGACCCAGTGCGCGCGCGGTTCGCGCGGAACCTCGTCGAACGGACAGGTGCTGCGTGACAGGCGGCGGAATTTCGCCGTGAGCCTGGCGAGCGTCTCGTGGTCGAAGCCGGTGCCGACCTTGCCGGCATAGCGAAGCGCGCCGCGCTCGTAGTAGCCGACCAGCAGCGCGCCGAACCCTTCGCGCGACCCCTGCGGATCGGTGTAGCCCGCGATCACCAGCTCCTGGCCGGCGACGCACTTGAACTTGAGCCAGCAGCGCGAGCGCTTGTGCACGTACGGCGCGTCGGCCTTCTTCGCGATCAGCCCTTCCCAGCCCTCGCGGCACGCCTCGGCGAGAAAACGCTCGCCGTGCTGCGCACGATGTTCCGTATAACGAACCGGATCGCGGTAACGCAACATCCGTCGCAGCAGATCCTTGCGTGCGAGCTGCGACAGCGCAGTGGTGCGCCAGCCGTCGACATGGAGCACGTCGAACAGATAGAGGTACACCGGCGTGGCGGCGACGAGCCTGCTGTCCGGATCGCGTACGCCGACGCGGCGCTGCAGCTGCGAGAAGCTCGTCTGCTTTCCGTCGAAGGCGACGACCTCGCCGTCGACGATGAAGTCGTCGCAGCGCTCGCGAGCCAGGGCGTGAACGAGCTCGGGATAGGCAGCGCCGATCTCCAGGCCATTGCGCGACAACAGGCGCACGTGGTTGCTGCGGCGCAGTGCCACGCAGCGCACGCCGTCGAGCTTGCGCTCGAAGATCCATCCCGGGTCGGAAAAATGTTTCGCGGTCAGCGTCGCGAGCATCGGTGCGAGCCGGCGCGGCTGCGATTGGCGGCGAAGTCTGCTGCGCTCGGCGGCCGGCACCGCGCGCAGCAGCGGGCTGTCTATTTCGACGACCACACTTTCTTCGGCGAACGCGCGACGTCTTCGATGGTCCGTCCGGAAATCACGCTCTCGGTGCGCTCGCTGACCGGATCGTCCTCCGGGTTCGCAGCCTTGTCTTTCATCTTGATGAGCAGCCAGTTCTTTTCGTTCTCGCCCATGCGGCTGTGAACGAGCGCGAAACCGCCGCGGATCTTTTTTCCTTCGAGCCAGACTTCGATGGTTCCCCGCCGGTAACTGTCGGCAAGCGAAGCTTCCTTGCCGCCGACCTCCTTCAGGTTGCGGTACGGCCCGGCGTCCCAGACGATCACGGTACCGCCGCCGTATTCGTCCTCGGGGATGATTCCTTCGAAGTCGGCGTAATCCATCGGATGATCCTCGGTTTCGACCGCGAGACGCTTGTCGGCCGGATCCATCGACGGACCTTTCGGAACCGCCCACGATTTGAGCACGCCGTCGACCTCCAGCCGGAAGTCGTAATGCAGCCGGCTCGCGGCATGTTTCTGGATCACGAAGAACGGATTGTCGTTCTTCTTCCAGCGGCTGGGCGAGGTTCCCTGCGGTTCGGGCGTTTTGCCGAAATCGCGCTTGCTGCGGTAGACGGCGAGCTTGTCGCCGGATCGCGTGCGCGCGACGGCCGGCTTCGTCGAGCGTGCGACTGCGGGCTTCGTCGTGCGCGCGACGGCTGGCTTCTTCGTGGGGGCGACGGCCGTCTTCTTCGTGCGCGTGACGGCGGCCTTCTTCGTGCGCGGAGCCGGTGTGTCGGCGGCTGCGCGCTTGACCGTCGTTGCTTTGCTTGCCGTTGAGCTCTTTGCATCGCGCGTTGCACGTTTCGCACTTTGCGACGATGCAGCTTTCTGCCTGGTGCTTGCCATTGCTCGATCTCCGTTGCGCGCTCTGTTCCGCCCGCCGCGCATCCGCGCACGGCTTGGATTTCCATCGTGGCCGCAGGTTGGACGCATGCGCCATTGTTCCCGTCATTTTTTATCCCGAGACGAGTCGCCGGTTTGATCTCCCTCATGCGGATGCACGCGCGCAAGCTCTACGGGGTAAATCGGTTCGCGCCCGTAGTTCGAATGGCTCGGACATGCCAACGTCCGATGAGAGGCCGAAATTCCCGAACCTCAAGGAGTGCCCCATGCCAAGTCAGACCGATGCCATTTCAATGTTGAAAGCGGATCACGAAAAGGTGCGCGGGCTATTGTCGCAGCTCGAAAACTCGAGCGAGCGCTCCTCGCAGAAGCGGGAGGCTTTGCTGCACAAGATTGCCGCTGAGCTCGAGATCCATACCACGATCGAGGAAGAAATTTTTTATCCGGCGTATCGCGACGCCGTCAAAAAGAAGGAAGACCGCAAGCTCTACCAGGAAGCTCTCGAGGAACACCACGTCGTGGACCTCGTGATGCCCGAGATCGAAGAGACCGACCCCGGAACCGAAGTCTTCTCCGCCAAGGCCAAAGTTCTCAAGGAAGTGATCGAGCACCACGCCGACGAGGAAGAGAAGGAAATGTTTTCGCGTGCGCGCAAGGTCTTCGAGAAGGACGAGCTGCGCGAGCTCGCCGAGAGGATGGAAGCGCGCAAGGCCGAGCTTCAGGGAATGAAGGCCGACGAGGGCAGCAGCGAGGAAGACGAAGAGGACGAAGACCTCGACGAAGAGGACATGGAAGACGAAGACGAGGATGAAGACGAGCAGTAAGGCAGCGCGCCGACGACGGAAGAAACCCGGCAACCCGATGACGGTGGCTTCGAGCCTGTGAGAACCGAGATGAGAACCCAGCAACAGCACGAGCCGAAGCCACCGTTTCCTGCCCAGCACCAGGACAAGCCCGGGATCGAGTCCGAGCTGGATCCGCGGCCGAGATATCTGGCGCCACTGTACAAGGGCTCCGGAAAGCTCGAAGGCAAGGCCGCGCTGATCACCGGCGGAGACTCCGGCATCGGTCGAGCGGTTGCGGTGCTCTATGCACGCGAAGGCGCAGACGTCGCGATCGTGTACCTTCCGGAAGAGCAGTCCGACGCGGAGGAGACCCGCGACGCCGTCGAGCGCGAGGGTCGCCGCGCCGTGCTCATTCCGGCCGACGTCACCGATCC encodes the following:
- a CDS encoding protein kinase; the protein is MGEIPKTETRRLHEFWQSLIRDWSGGKLAPAEQAAFADEAVERDIRRQRVLAPLMLLVHLVHIALYQVPSAARASMSAQAFKWHRSLVAMHAATIPLAIFLAAVAWWWPRSRGARSLIYVGAAGYLVHGALATGIDQLMFTNVSAFTGYCFAIAVICAFPLRAGLWVYGLGTAVVVVSISLLQADAAVRTSSILNVATVVVISLALSWLLSIARQRDFTQRRTIARQRDELAALNSDLERRVAEQVAEIIRRAEEVSQLNAQLRSQIRARSSELSMALARLAKLKEGDDKLRAGSVLGDRFEIGDKLGAGAMGEVYAGRDRATGAKVAIKVIHPTTAVELDAMRRFVGEAAMVAAITHPAVVRMIHVDLSADGFLYQAQELLEGETLEDQMQSGPWPQARVARFGEVLCDALAAAHVHGVIHRDVKPANVMLIDKPPGLKLLDFGLAKLFDDVSADAITRTSTGLVVGTPAYMAPEQVMAQDVTGKADVYSSGLLLFQLLAGRLVFEVDGASRVMMSHVAVAPPDVRSVASGVSEELARLIADCLAKDPAKRPTAAEASLRLRNFADAESAPALEDMLRAPASSTILRRFR
- a CDS encoding class I SAM-dependent methyltransferase, which produces MTNRTQPQEQPGIVPPHTPLREYYGTDQNRHPYVIDLFNRTAKHYNTIEGIFLNGGLLYRRLSLKFNGLKRGMKVLDVAIGTAAVSRGAVQLVGPEGLVIGCDPSPGMLAEARKHFHGPLSRGIAEQLPFRTDSFDFVTMGIALRHVADLRAAFSEYFRVLKPGGTVWILESHVPESRIGHSITRFVWKRMIPGLTLLTTRDPEAKVLMDFYWDTVEKCVPPATIVETMRDVGFLQARSKVVVPGAFCEYVGRKPPL
- a CDS encoding hemerythrin domain-containing protein; translated protein: MPSQTDAISMLKADHEKVRGLLSQLENSSERSSQKREALLHKIAAELEIHTTIEEEIFYPAYRDAVKKKEDRKLYQEALEEHHVVDLVMPEIEETDPGTEVFSAKAKVLKEVIEHHADEEEKEMFSRARKVFEKDELRELAERMEARKAELQGMKADEGSSEEDEEDEDLDEEDMEDEDEDEDEQ
- the ligD gene encoding non-homologous end-joining DNA ligase yields the protein MVVEIDSPLLRAVPAAERSRLRRQSQPRRLAPMLATLTAKHFSDPGWIFERKLDGVRCVALRRSNHVRLLSRNGLEIGAAYPELVHALARERCDDFIVDGEVVAFDGKQTSFSQLQRRVGVRDPDSRLVAATPVYLYLFDVLHVDGWRTTALSQLARKDLLRRMLRYRDPVRYTEHRAQHGERFLAEACREGWEGLIAKKADAPYVHKRSRCWLKFKCVAGQELVIAGYTDPQGSREGFGALLVGYYERGALRYAGKVGTGFDHETLARLTAKFRRLSRSTCPFDEVPREPRAHWVSPELVGEFGFTEWTRDGKLRHPRFLGLRADKKASSVRREAPKSV
- a CDS encoding DUF72 domain-containing protein, producing MVTARDKSCFAIGCAGWSIRGEHATLFPGEDSHLARYARRLHAVELNSSFYRPHRRSTYERWAASVPENFKFAVKAPKEITHDLRFMNAVVPLELFLEQISGLGDRLGPILLQLPPTMEYCRAISGRFFEVLRGRFDGAVVLEPRHVSWFSDAAERQLESFRIARAAVDPCVAPSAAEPGGWKNLAYYRLHGSPLMYESAYGAERLEGIARRLCDCARSAATWCVFDNTKYGAAALDALALCDEHVPRALEAVEMSSAAVRSAGRGG
- a CDS encoding RidA family protein, with amino-acid sequence MNTLPTPESRLAALGVDLPRLFPPAGTYVNAVRSGSLVFLAGHIPYHPDGSVAFGKLGLDVDVETGYAAARGAALAMLVTIRETLGTLDLVGRIVRVSGLVNAAPDFTQHTRVIDGASDVLVEVFGEAGRHARLAVGVSSLPANICLEVDAIVEVKDGDATARRA
- a CDS encoding DNA polymerase ligase N-terminal domain-containing protein produces the protein MASTRQKAASSQSAKRATRDAKSSTASKATTVKRAAADTPAPRTKKAAVTRTKKTAVAPTKKPAVARTTKPAVARSTKPAVARTRSGDKLAVYRSKRDFGKTPEPQGTSPSRWKKNDNPFFVIQKHAASRLHYDFRLEVDGVLKSWAVPKGPSMDPADKRLAVETEDHPMDYADFEGIIPEDEYGGGTVIVWDAGPYRNLKEVGGKEASLADSYRRGTIEVWLEGKKIRGGFALVHSRMGENEKNWLLIKMKDKAANPEDDPVSERTESVISGRTIEDVARSPKKVWSSK
- the ligD gene encoding non-homologous end-joining DNA ligase, which gives rise to MTTKKLGRRTVELSNENKVLFPDDGITKGDIIAYYENVADRILPFLKGRPLVLERFPNGIGASGFYQKQTGAYFPDWIRTVRVRKQGGSQDLVVCDDVATLVYLANQAAITLHPWLSCADRIDCPDLFIVDLDPPAGKFDQARSAALQCRALLDELSMPAFLKTTGSKGLHVVVPLAGKESFDTVRAVATRLMAVLAARHPDELTTEHRIDKRRGRVYLDIARNAYAQTAVAAYSVRAVPGAPVSMPIDWKELAQKKFDARSYTIRNALQRRGADPWADLRRRRCTMSTLQKKLDRLEH